A section of the Dehalobacter sp. DCM genome encodes:
- a CDS encoding 4Fe-4S binding protein codes for MSTNNERYGLLIDYDFCTGCHTCETACKVEHKLTHGQWGIKLSQDGPRKLENGRYEFTYVPIPTSLCDLCEDLVKAGKFPTCVAHCQADVMSYGLVKDLAKKMAAKPKMVLFAPK; via the coding sequence ATGTCTACAAATAATGAACGTTACGGATTACTCATAGACTATGATTTTTGTACCGGCTGCCATACGTGTGAAACCGCCTGCAAAGTAGAGCACAAACTGACCCACGGTCAATGGGGAATAAAGCTTTCACAGGACGGTCCCCGCAAACTGGAGAACGGCAGGTATGAATTTACCTATGTTCCCATCCCTACCTCCCTCTGCGACCTCTGCGAAGATCTGGTGAAAGCAGGGAAGTTCCCGACCTGCGTTGCTCACTGTCAGGCTGATGTAATGAGCTATGGGCTGGTAAAAGACCTGGCAAAAAAAATGGCGGCTAAACCCAAAATGGTATTGTTTGCGCCTAAATAA
- a CDS encoding sigma-54-dependent Fis family transcriptional regulator produces the protein MNGSICKEWVVTMFQPLEHMLSTVMKTQQNSYCSYINENTEVINVIEKIRKQKYDVLHGYITPNEADLVRPQIVESWIRSYDLGLDLFKPNPAPELDQADFAEILQEKELLLKTARSYILQLKNMMYGSNCIIILTDEKGVILEVVEAEDTIMNEDYHMKPGEVWNESTVGTCSHDLCIRMESPIQICGPEHYCEGFKYTIASSAPIFDENDNLIGTLNIASQDYCGQNAHTLGLAVSMCWAIQNELRSKDNNELIHATLEGYRDAVITINKKKIITKYNKLAESFLSLNKQNFAERRIEEVMGFQPKIDFVLNTGEPVVGADIIINKSMHKYVLHSIQPIKNSHQFVTGCVLNLCTYPQGKKDAAHVENSENQRATVTFDHIVGSSPQIINTINSTRKFALIGANILIEGESGTGKELFAQAIHSQTRPNSPFMVLNCAAIPKNLIESELFGYEGGAFTGAERQGKPGKIELANNGTLFLDEIGDMPLEIQPVLLRVLEDRTIMRVGGSKYIPIDFNLVAATNKDLLDLVRRGLFREDLFYRLAVFRIKIPPLRERKVDIVKLAIHFVEKAATYQTIPVPLLSENTKDILVKYGWPGNVRQLENAMVYAVNMCSGGKILPDDLPGQIKDSFESAFDDFSGPKGEENVKKDSDFSLQEMERIAIMQALQQTSDNIGKAAKILGLSKSTLYRRIRKYNIKIDVKQ, from the coding sequence GTGAATGGGAGTATATGTAAAGAATGGGTGGTCACTATGTTCCAACCCCTAGAACACATGCTCAGCACAGTCATGAAAACGCAACAAAATTCCTATTGCAGCTATATCAATGAAAACACGGAAGTTATTAATGTTATTGAAAAAATTCGCAAACAAAAGTACGATGTGCTGCATGGGTATATCACGCCAAATGAGGCGGATCTTGTGCGTCCGCAAATTGTTGAATCCTGGATTCGATCTTATGACCTAGGCCTCGATCTTTTTAAACCGAACCCGGCACCGGAACTCGATCAGGCTGATTTTGCAGAAATCTTACAAGAAAAAGAACTATTGCTAAAAACAGCACGATCGTATATCTTGCAATTAAAAAATATGATGTATGGTTCCAATTGTATTATTATTCTAACCGATGAGAAAGGTGTCATTTTAGAAGTTGTAGAAGCCGAAGACACAATCATGAATGAAGATTACCACATGAAACCCGGCGAGGTTTGGAATGAATCGACGGTGGGGACTTGCTCCCACGATTTATGTATCCGAATGGAAAGTCCGATTCAAATATGCGGCCCAGAGCATTATTGTGAGGGCTTTAAATATACCATTGCATCCTCTGCGCCAATTTTTGATGAGAATGATAATTTAATCGGGACACTCAATATAGCCAGTCAGGACTACTGCGGCCAAAATGCACATACCCTGGGATTAGCTGTCAGTATGTGTTGGGCCATTCAAAATGAGTTGCGGTCAAAGGATAATAACGAGCTTATTCATGCGACACTTGAGGGTTATCGTGATGCCGTCATTACTATTAACAAGAAGAAAATAATAACGAAATATAACAAATTGGCAGAATCCTTCCTAAGTCTGAACAAACAGAATTTTGCGGAGAGGCGAATAGAAGAAGTAATGGGTTTCCAGCCCAAAATTGATTTCGTATTAAATACCGGCGAACCCGTGGTGGGTGCTGATATCATTATAAATAAATCAATGCATAAGTATGTTCTTCATTCCATTCAACCGATAAAAAATTCCCATCAGTTTGTAACCGGATGCGTGTTGAATTTATGTACCTATCCGCAAGGCAAAAAAGATGCTGCCCATGTGGAAAACAGCGAAAATCAACGAGCGACCGTTACCTTTGATCATATCGTCGGAAGCTCCCCCCAAATTATTAATACAATCAATTCAACAAGGAAGTTTGCTTTAATCGGAGCCAATATTTTAATTGAGGGAGAAAGCGGTACCGGCAAAGAATTGTTTGCTCAGGCTATACACAGTCAAACTCGACCTAACAGCCCCTTTATGGTGCTGAACTGTGCCGCCATCCCTAAAAATCTGATTGAAAGTGAACTTTTTGGATATGAAGGCGGCGCATTCACCGGTGCTGAGCGACAAGGCAAACCGGGTAAAATCGAGCTGGCTAATAACGGCACGTTGTTTCTGGATGAAATTGGAGATATGCCGTTAGAAATTCAGCCTGTATTATTACGGGTCCTGGAAGACCGTACCATCATGCGGGTCGGTGGCAGTAAATATATCCCTATTGACTTTAATCTAGTCGCAGCAACGAATAAAGATTTATTGGATTTAGTACGCCGCGGGCTGTTCAGAGAAGATTTGTTTTATCGATTGGCGGTTTTCAGAATAAAAATTCCCCCACTGAGAGAAAGAAAAGTGGATATCGTAAAACTGGCTATCCATTTTGTAGAGAAGGCAGCGACTTATCAGACAATCCCAGTCCCCCTCCTCAGCGAAAACACAAAAGATATTTTAGTTAAATATGGTTGGCCTGGAAATGTGAGACAACTGGAAAATGCCATGGTCTATGCCGTCAACATGTGTTCTGGCGGAAAGATTTTGCCGGATGATTTACCCGGGCAAATTAAAGATTCCTTCGAGTCAGCCTTCGACGATTTTTCCGGCCCGAAGGGAGAGGAAAATGTAAAAAAAGACAGCGACTTCTCTCTTCAGGAAATGGAAAGGATCGCCATTATGCAAGCGTTGCAGCAAACATCAGACAATATCGGGAAAGCAGCTAAAATTTTAGGTTTAAGCAAAAGTACCCTTTATCGTAGAATAAGGAAATATAACATTAAAATAGATGTTAAACAATAA
- the rd gene encoding rubredoxin → MTKYICIPCGYIYDPEQGDPDSGIAPGTPFEDIPDDWVCPICFVGKDEFDELK, encoded by the coding sequence ATGACAAAGTACATCTGTATTCCCTGCGGTTATATTTATGACCCGGAACAAGGCGATCCCGACAGCGGTATTGCTCCCGGAACACCTTTCGAAGATATCCCTGACGATTGGGTATGCCCGATTTGTTTCGTGGGAAAGGATGAATTTGATGAACTTAAATAA
- a CDS encoding LexA family protein, producing MLTKRSLRLPMVERDFGKYLKELRMKNGLSLRQLSLCSGVSNAYLSQIETGARSTPKPDILMKISEGLQIPYNQLMAAAGYIDTQISIPVVGAVKAVPNGLAYEELLGSEKMDTEDKAEGNYFYLKVKDDSMINEGILPGDLVLVREQNEIEYGDLTVVIIENEEGTLNKVYKHNDSITLQSANPVYPSRTFTGKEMERIRIVGKIKGLKRKL from the coding sequence ATGTTAACAAAAAGGAGTCTCCGGCTGCCCATGGTTGAAAGAGATTTTGGGAAATATCTAAAAGAACTCCGCATGAAAAACGGCTTGTCCCTTCGGCAGCTCAGTCTGTGCTCCGGCGTATCCAACGCCTATTTATCGCAAATCGAGACCGGCGCACGCAGTACACCCAAACCCGATATCCTGATGAAAATCAGCGAGGGACTTCAAATTCCTTACAATCAGCTGATGGCCGCGGCAGGATACATTGATACGCAAATCAGCATACCGGTGGTCGGCGCTGTCAAGGCAGTACCTAACGGGCTCGCCTATGAGGAATTGCTTGGCTCAGAAAAAATGGACACGGAAGATAAGGCAGAAGGCAATTATTTTTACCTTAAAGTAAAAGACGATTCGATGATTAATGAGGGAATACTGCCCGGGGACTTAGTCCTTGTCCGTGAACAGAATGAAATTGAATACGGCGATTTAACCGTTGTCATCATTGAAAATGAAGAGGGTACGTTGAACAAAGTTTATAAACACAATGACAGCATTACCCTGCAATCAGCCAACCCGGTATACCCGTCCCGTACATTTACCGGCAAGGAAATGGAACGTATCCGCATCGTTGGTAAAATTAAGGGACTTAAGCGGAAGTTATAG
- a CDS encoding helix-turn-helix domain-containing protein, producing MDKKGDGGLMKLKINRDMLVLKRIALGYSQRGLSKELGLSSSYISQVECGKRNVSPNVALKICTVLKVELETLFFVPNACKSERQANLSSAADHIEGSGRVKERKLAWFEILKY from the coding sequence ATGGACAAAAAAGGGGATGGTGGATTAATGAAGCTAAAAATAAATCGTGACATGCTGGTTTTAAAGCGGATTGCTTTAGGCTATAGCCAACGGGGATTATCGAAAGAACTCGGTCTGAGTTCTTCATATATCTCTCAGGTTGAGTGCGGAAAACGGAACGTAAGCCCTAACGTTGCTTTAAAGATCTGTACCGTGCTCAAGGTTGAATTGGAGACTCTTTTTTTTGTTCCAAATGCTTGCAAAAGCGAACGACAGGCTAATCTGTCATCCGCAGCTGATCATATTGAGGGCAGCGGCAGAGTCAAAGAGAGAAAACTTGCCTGGTTTGAAATTCTGAAATACTGA
- a CDS encoding toprim domain-containing protein — translation MTKAIIVEGKTDRERLLEVLDEPVDIICTYGTMNQSRLEELIDESGYDDIYVLLDADESGNKLRRTIRNLFPNFKHLYTRKMYREVATTPLDELSVILKNAYFDVKNQNKFD, via the coding sequence ATGACCAAAGCCATCATCGTTGAAGGGAAAACAGATCGCGAGCGGCTGCTGGAAGTACTTGACGAGCCGGTAGATATCATTTGCACTTATGGCACAATGAACCAGAGTCGATTGGAAGAGTTAATCGACGAGTCCGGTTATGATGACATATATGTTCTGCTTGATGCCGATGAATCCGGAAATAAACTCCGACGCACGATAAGGAATCTCTTTCCGAATTTTAAGCATTTATATACCCGGAAGATGTACCGGGAAGTAGCAACGACGCCGCTGGACGAGCTATCTGTGATCTTAAAGAACGCGTATTTTGATGTCAAAAATCAGAACAAATTCGATTAA
- a CDS encoding electron transfer flavoprotein subunit beta/FixA family protein, with translation MEIVVCIKQVPDTTEVKIDPVKNTLIRDGVPSIVNPFDEYATEAAIRIKEQVGGKVSVLTMGPPQAGSALRKCLAMGADEGILISDRAVAGADTWATSYTLAKAIEKIGKPDIIFCGKMAIDGDTAQVGPGIAEHLGLPQTTYVQKIREIHPDHLVVERAFEGGFEVIKVKLPAVIAVDKAIGEPRYPSVKGSIKASRAPITTWSAADIGAPPDKTGLNGSCTQVMQIFTPEVKFQSEMLQGSSPEELCDQLIGKLKATELV, from the coding sequence GTGGAAATCGTAGTTTGTATTAAACAAGTACCGGATACCACGGAAGTAAAGATCGATCCGGTCAAAAACACGCTGATCCGCGACGGTGTGCCTAGTATCGTCAATCCGTTTGACGAGTATGCCACTGAAGCTGCTATTCGCATCAAAGAACAAGTAGGCGGGAAAGTAAGCGTTTTGACCATGGGACCACCGCAAGCGGGGTCTGCGCTGCGCAAATGCCTGGCAATGGGTGCCGATGAGGGAATCCTTATCAGCGACAGAGCAGTTGCCGGAGCTGACACCTGGGCAACCTCCTATACATTAGCGAAGGCTATCGAAAAGATCGGTAAGCCGGATATCATCTTCTGCGGAAAAATGGCCATCGATGGGGATACGGCTCAAGTAGGGCCTGGTATCGCCGAGCATTTGGGCCTTCCACAGACCACCTATGTCCAAAAAATCAGAGAGATCCATCCTGACCATCTGGTCGTTGAGCGCGCCTTTGAAGGCGGTTTTGAAGTCATCAAAGTAAAATTGCCTGCTGTCATCGCTGTGGACAAAGCAATAGGCGAACCGCGCTATCCCAGTGTTAAAGGATCGATTAAAGCATCCCGAGCTCCGATCACGACCTGGTCGGCAGCCGATATCGGTGCTCCTCCAGACAAAACCGGACTGAATGGATCCTGTACGCAGGTTATGCAGATTTTTACACCGGAAGTGAAGTTCCAGAGTGAAATGCTTCAGGGCAGCAGCCCCGAAGAATTGTGTGACCAGCTCATTGGAAAACTCAAAGCGACAGAATTGGTGTAA
- a CDS encoding FAD-binding protein, with translation MSVKILENLCNGCGACIAKCPFDAIEIVDGIAKFKDNCTGCGACGKACPSNAIEVTRKAKKAPKNNADYKGVWVFIEQRGGKIDSVALELLSEGRKLADELKVELSGVLLGDTVEGLAKECFAYGAEKVYLIDGPIFKDYRTDSYTTAICEIINEYKPEIVLFGATNNGRDFAARIAVRITTGLTADCTELSIDPETRLLRQTRPAFGGNVMATILCPNHRPQMATVRPKVMKMSEPDYTRTGEIIRCSNTVKEEDITTKILEIVQNVTHNVNLQDAEIIVSGGRGIGGPEHYHLITELADALGGVAGASRAAVDAGWVPHYRQVGQTGKTVSPKLYFACGISGAIQHLAGMSSSEIIVAINTDPEAPIFNVATFGIVGDLHKILPLLTQKIKELKGK, from the coding sequence ATGAGCGTAAAGATACTTGAAAATCTATGTAACGGCTGCGGCGCCTGTATTGCCAAATGTCCGTTTGATGCCATTGAGATCGTTGACGGCATCGCTAAGTTTAAAGATAATTGTACCGGCTGCGGCGCCTGCGGCAAAGCATGCCCGAGTAATGCCATTGAAGTCACCCGCAAAGCCAAAAAAGCGCCGAAGAATAACGCGGACTATAAAGGTGTATGGGTCTTTATTGAGCAGCGCGGCGGCAAGATTGACAGCGTCGCCCTGGAACTCTTAAGCGAAGGACGCAAGCTGGCGGATGAGCTGAAAGTTGAACTGTCAGGCGTACTCCTGGGAGACACTGTCGAAGGATTAGCCAAAGAATGCTTCGCGTACGGGGCCGAGAAAGTATATTTGATCGACGGTCCTATCTTTAAAGATTACCGTACGGATTCCTATACGACAGCAATTTGTGAAATTATTAATGAATATAAACCGGAAATCGTTCTGTTTGGCGCCACCAATAACGGTCGTGACTTTGCGGCGCGTATTGCGGTGAGAATCACCACCGGACTGACTGCGGACTGTACGGAACTTTCCATTGACCCGGAAACACGTCTGCTGCGTCAGACCCGTCCTGCCTTCGGCGGAAACGTCATGGCAACCATTCTTTGTCCGAACCATCGTCCGCAGATGGCTACTGTGCGTCCCAAGGTCATGAAAATGTCTGAACCGGACTATACCCGCACTGGTGAGATCATCCGTTGCAGCAATACGGTCAAAGAAGAAGATATTACGACTAAGATTCTGGAAATTGTACAAAACGTCACCCATAATGTCAACCTCCAGGATGCGGAAATCATCGTATCCGGCGGCAGAGGCATCGGCGGTCCGGAACATTACCATCTGATCACCGAATTAGCCGACGCTCTTGGCGGTGTTGCCGGGGCATCCCGTGCTGCTGTCGATGCCGGTTGGGTTCCTCATTACCGTCAGGTAGGCCAAACCGGTAAAACGGTTTCGCCCAAGCTGTATTTTGCCTGCGGTATTTCCGGCGCGATCCAACACTTAGCCGGTATGAGCAGCTCCGAAATCATTGTAGCCATCAACACGGATCCTGAAGCACCGATCTTTAACGTGGCGACATTCGGAATCGTCGGCGATCTCCATAAAATTCTGCCGCTGCTGACGCAAAAGATCAAAGAACTTAAAGGAAAATAA
- a CDS encoding heterodisulfide reductase-related iron-sulfur binding cluster, with product MLSSKLIIFVIIAVLAVVAFATALNKKLHILGLGAKENRYDNPGTRFKNFMANVVFQGKMLREFYGVIHLFIFWGFILICLGEIPFMIEGLFPSVHVPFLGTNPYFFLIKDIFSTLVFVGLIIGVIRRWIVRPKRLYRTPEAAIIVILIFAVIITEWLTSGAKVALEANPAYNLAFIYQLFAGLFTGYSAETLSALIEIFWWIHILIIFGFLVYIPNSKHMHLLASPFNGYFATLEPMGAQIPAMNLEDENLTEYGVGKIENFTWKQLLDSFACGECGRCMDNCPATQSGKPLNPKKLLSRTLKDHLLEKGAEMNKLGIKHAEDLSADDMAKLVKKDREGAQILQKQLIGDIFTRDELWACTTCSACQTLCPVSNEHVNKIIDMRRYEVMNENNYAPELQLAFRNVESKFNPWGVSWSERAGWAKGLDVPSMKTAENPEYLFWVGCAGSFDNRAKKISVSVAKILKAAGVNFAILGREEKCCGDFARRAGNEYLYQLMAKENIGILNNYGVKKIITTCPHCFNTLKNEYPQLGGNFEVIHHTQFINQLIQEGKLKLNKDVQMPEQKIVYHDSCYLGRYQREFDAPRALFNMVPGVQLVEMDRNHDKSFCCGAGGARMWMEENIGDRINNLRVEQALEKEPAAIGANCPYCITMLEDGVKDMAKSEQNVRVLDPAELIAKMI from the coding sequence GTGCTTTCTTCAAAGCTGATTATATTCGTGATAATTGCCGTACTGGCTGTTGTCGCTTTTGCTACCGCATTAAATAAAAAGCTTCACATTCTGGGCCTCGGTGCCAAAGAAAACCGGTATGACAACCCGGGAACTCGTTTTAAGAACTTTATGGCCAATGTCGTATTCCAAGGCAAAATGCTGCGTGAATTTTACGGTGTTATCCATTTGTTTATCTTCTGGGGCTTCATCCTGATTTGTCTGGGTGAGATTCCTTTCATGATTGAAGGATTATTCCCGTCAGTCCATGTTCCGTTCTTAGGAACCAACCCGTACTTTTTCTTGATTAAAGATATCTTTTCTACCCTCGTTTTTGTTGGACTGATCATCGGTGTCATCCGTCGGTGGATCGTTCGTCCGAAACGTCTGTACCGGACGCCCGAAGCAGCAATCATCGTTATTCTGATTTTTGCTGTTATTATCACCGAATGGCTCACCAGCGGTGCCAAGGTTGCTCTCGAAGCGAATCCTGCTTACAACCTGGCGTTCATCTACCAGCTGTTTGCCGGCTTGTTTACCGGGTACAGCGCGGAAACGTTGTCCGCTCTCATCGAAATCTTCTGGTGGATTCATATTCTCATTATCTTCGGCTTCCTGGTGTATATCCCGAATTCCAAACACATGCACCTCTTAGCTTCACCGTTTAACGGATACTTTGCGACACTGGAGCCTATGGGTGCGCAGATTCCGGCGATGAATCTCGAAGATGAAAACCTGACCGAATATGGTGTCGGCAAAATCGAAAACTTTACCTGGAAACAGCTTCTTGACAGCTTCGCTTGCGGCGAATGCGGACGCTGTATGGATAATTGTCCGGCAACACAGTCCGGGAAACCCTTGAATCCGAAAAAACTCTTAAGCCGTACCTTAAAAGATCACCTGCTGGAAAAAGGCGCCGAGATGAACAAGCTGGGCATTAAACATGCCGAAGACTTATCGGCCGACGATATGGCCAAACTGGTGAAAAAAGATCGTGAAGGCGCTCAGATTCTTCAGAAACAGCTGATCGGCGATATCTTCACCCGGGACGAGCTGTGGGCATGTACCACCTGCTCGGCTTGCCAGACCTTATGTCCGGTATCCAACGAACATGTCAATAAAATTATTGATATGCGCCGTTATGAAGTGATGAATGAAAACAACTACGCACCGGAACTGCAGTTAGCATTCCGTAACGTGGAAAGTAAATTCAATCCGTGGGGTGTCAGCTGGAGCGAGCGTGCAGGCTGGGCCAAAGGTCTTGATGTCCCGTCTATGAAAACTGCGGAGAATCCGGAATACCTGTTCTGGGTCGGCTGTGCCGGTTCCTTTGATAACCGCGCCAAGAAAATATCAGTATCGGTTGCCAAGATCCTTAAAGCTGCCGGCGTGAATTTCGCTATCCTGGGCAGAGAAGAGAAATGCTGCGGTGACTTCGCCCGTCGGGCCGGTAATGAATATCTCTACCAGCTGATGGCCAAAGAGAACATCGGCATCCTAAACAACTATGGTGTGAAAAAAATCATCACAACCTGTCCGCACTGCTTCAATACCCTTAAGAACGAATATCCGCAATTAGGCGGAAACTTCGAGGTCATCCATCATACCCAATTCATCAATCAGCTGATCCAAGAAGGCAAACTGAAGCTGAACAAGGATGTCCAAATGCCCGAGCAGAAGATCGTTTACCATGACTCCTGCTATCTGGGCCGTTATCAGCGCGAATTTGACGCACCGAGAGCACTGTTCAATATGGTACCGGGTGTTCAACTGGTTGAAATGGATCGCAACCATGACAAGAGCTTCTGCTGCGGCGCCGGTGGTGCACGCATGTGGATGGAAGAAAATATCGGTGACCGTATCAATAACCTGAGAGTCGAACAAGCTCTGGAAAAAGAGCCTGCGGCCATTGGTGCCAACTGCCCGTACTGCATAACAATGCTGGAGGATGGCGTTAAGGACATGGCTAAATCGGAGCAAAATGTCCGCGTTCTGGATCCGGCCGAACTCATTGCCAAGATGATCTAA
- a CDS encoding twin-arginine translocase TatA/TatE family subunit has product MSMTEIALVIVVALILFGPEDLPVVARAIGKVVGEVRKYTDEIGREFKNAMNAPDEMINQAFKPSSKVNQTNETPADRENSKKFIEDDEEELLTYDDPVIQNDTRAGE; this is encoded by the coding sequence ATGAGCATGACCGAAATTGCCTTGGTTATCGTTGTTGCCTTGATTCTATTTGGCCCTGAAGATCTGCCGGTCGTTGCGCGTGCTATTGGCAAAGTAGTCGGTGAGGTCCGAAAATACACCGATGAAATAGGGCGGGAGTTTAAAAATGCCATGAATGCGCCGGATGAAATGATCAACCAGGCATTTAAACCTTCGTCAAAAGTGAATCAAACCAATGAAACACCAGCTGATAGAGAGAATTCTAAGAAATTCATCGAGGATGATGAGGAAGAATTATTGACATACGACGATCCGGTGATTCAGAATGATACACGAGCGGGTGAATAG
- a CDS encoding polyprenyl synthetase family protein, translated as MKQQKFFREINSDLKKIEKELDKFLKVDDPLFSQTCLYLLQAGGKRIRPGFTLLAGKFFDYRLEKLMPVAMALEIIHMATLIHDDVVDASLTRRGRPTLAAGWGNTVSVATGDYLFAKALELIVRIDNSEISSILADVCIEMCQGEIQQIKSAFDTTQTYKQYYYRIQRKTAQLISLCCKLGAKASGAEPKQVWLMSKYGNSLGIAFQMVDDILDLTADPKALGKPIGGDIRQGIITLPMIFALKDSPQKDRLNELLGKQIKSEAEVEECITLIIQSGGIEKSRRIVESYITKSKNYLAGFPDIPAKEALIELAKYMSERNH; from the coding sequence TTGAAACAGCAGAAGTTTTTCCGAGAAATTAATTCGGATTTAAAGAAAATCGAAAAAGAACTTGATAAATTTTTAAAAGTGGATGACCCTCTGTTTTCGCAAACGTGCCTATATCTTTTACAAGCGGGCGGAAAAAGGATTCGACCGGGCTTTACGCTTTTAGCCGGGAAATTCTTTGATTACCGACTGGAGAAGCTCATGCCCGTCGCTATGGCCTTGGAAATCATTCATATGGCCACGCTGATCCATGACGACGTTGTGGATGCGTCACTGACCCGTCGGGGAAGACCCACGCTGGCCGCAGGGTGGGGCAATACCGTATCCGTTGCTACCGGCGACTATCTATTTGCTAAGGCTCTTGAACTGATTGTTAGAATCGATAATTCAGAAATATCCAGCATATTAGCCGATGTATGCATAGAAATGTGCCAAGGCGAGATCCAACAGATTAAATCCGCCTTTGATACAACGCAGACGTATAAACAATACTATTACCGTATCCAAAGGAAAACAGCACAGCTGATCAGTCTATGCTGTAAGCTCGGAGCGAAGGCTTCCGGTGCCGAACCAAAGCAGGTTTGGTTAATGAGCAAATATGGGAATTCTTTAGGCATCGCCTTTCAAATGGTGGATGATATCCTGGATTTAACGGCGGATCCGAAAGCGCTGGGGAAACCAATCGGCGGTGATATCCGCCAGGGGATAATCACGCTTCCGATGATATTTGCCCTCAAGGATTCACCCCAAAAAGATCGGCTCAATGAATTGCTTGGGAAGCAGATCAAGTCCGAAGCAGAAGTTGAAGAGTGCATCACCCTGATTATTCAGTCAGGCGGAATCGAGAAATCACGAAGAATTGTTGAATCCTATATCACCAAATCCAAGAACTACCTCGCTGGGTTTCCGGATATTCCGGCGAAAGAGGCATTGATCGAATTAGCCAAATACATGAGTGAAAGGAACCATTAA
- a CDS encoding SDH family Clp fold serine proteinase, with translation MNEKQKKILLESIETIRDSKLLVYFSYTPLDDSILVPLYQELNKVGKTQKIDLFLHSYGGAVDTPYKVVMLIREFCEKFSVIVPFSAKSAASMIVLGADEVVMGPISELGPIDPLVKHPSYKDFWIPVQALRCCFEYIEEIIDNTVNPEVSEIIVTSMLNKLDPWLIGDYEKALKASRQYAESLLSKYMLKNDPEKVKTVTKNLTNGYFSHGYPIGRAEAREMGINVTYAQGELWDLIWELYLHYQSIFSHDSASNFSFYSAGEF, from the coding sequence TTGAATGAGAAACAAAAGAAAATCTTATTGGAGAGTATAGAAACGATTCGTGATTCTAAATTGCTTGTTTATTTTTCTTATACACCTCTTGATGACAGCATTCTTGTTCCGCTTTATCAGGAGTTAAATAAAGTCGGGAAAACCCAAAAAATTGACTTGTTCCTTCATAGCTACGGCGGCGCCGTGGACACCCCGTATAAAGTCGTGATGCTGATCCGGGAATTTTGCGAAAAGTTTTCAGTCATCGTCCCGTTTTCTGCAAAGTCTGCGGCATCGATGATCGTACTCGGAGCGGATGAAGTGGTGATGGGTCCTATTTCAGAACTGGGACCAATCGATCCGTTAGTCAAGCATCCGTCTTACAAGGATTTCTGGATACCTGTTCAAGCACTGCGCTGTTGCTTTGAATATATCGAAGAAATTATTGATAACACCGTTAATCCGGAAGTATCTGAAATCATCGTGACATCCATGCTGAATAAGCTTGATCCATGGCTGATCGGAGATTATGAGAAAGCATTAAAAGCCTCACGCCAATACGCAGAATCCCTATTGTCCAAATATATGCTGAAAAATGATCCGGAGAAAGTAAAAACGGTGACCAAGAACCTGACCAATGGTTATTTCTCACATGGTTACCCCATCGGTCGCGCTGAAGCTCGAGAAATGGGGATCAATGTCACTTACGCGCAAGGAGAGCTCTGGGACCTCATCTGGGAATTATACCTTCATTATCAATCGATCTTTTCACACGATAGTGCCAGCAATTTTTCATTCTATTCCGCTGGCGAATTTTAG
- the tatA gene encoding twin-arginine translocase TatA/TatE family subunit — MQPIFGMISPWAIVVVLVIVLIIFGPGKLPELGKAMGKGIKEFKEATTDEDAAKPASKDSVEEKKES; from the coding sequence ATGCAACCGATTTTTGGTATGATATCACCTTGGGCGATTGTCGTTGTACTGGTTATTGTTCTGATTATTTTTGGTCCTGGAAAACTTCCCGAACTGGGGAAAGCCATGGGCAAGGGGATAAAAGAATTCAAAGAAGCGACGACCGATGAGGACGCTGCGAAACCAGCATCCAAAGATTCTGTCGAGGAGAAAAAAGAAAGCTAA